The Chloroflexota bacterium genome window below encodes:
- a CDS encoding SDR family oxidoreductase, whose protein sequence is TPPIGRVGRPDEIAEVVLWLCSEAASFVTGQAIIIDGGATLPMFRM, encoded by the coding sequence ACGCCTCCCATAGGCCGCGTGGGCAGGCCAGACGAGATCGCAGAAGTTGTCTTGTGGCTGTGCTCAGAGGCAGCGTCATTTGTCACTGGCCAAGCCATTATTATCGACGGTGGCGCAACATTACCTATGTTCAGGATGTGA
- a CDS encoding SDR family NAD(P)-dependent oxidoreductase, which translates to MDLKLRDKVAIVTGSGRGIGRAEAIALAAEGAKVVVNGVTRTPELGHELAPVDETVAEIKKKGGIAIANYDSVATAVGGEAIVKAAVDNFGRLDILVNNAAIVRDRMVFNMTEEDWDSVMKVNLYGHFFTTKNACVLFKQQRSGRIINTSSQAGLREGTVLGQANYSAAKEGIIGFTRQVAREMGPYGVTCNAIRPSAGTRLNLNDEMRRAWEKAGKLDLIKTVEAMKTEDVAAFVVWLASDNAANVNGRTFYVQTGRIALYSEPIEEKTLVGWSTIDDLFKFMPVTLAAGLVNPVPPQNH; encoded by the coding sequence ATGGACCTGAAACTAAGGGACAAAGTAGCCATAGTGACTGGTTCAGGCAGGGGTATCGGCAGAGCGGAGGCCATTGCCCTGGCAGCCGAAGGAGCCAAAGTAGTAGTCAATGGGGTAACACGGACACCGGAGCTAGGGCATGAACTTGCACCTGTAGATGAAACAGTCGCTGAGATTAAGAAAAAGGGAGGCATTGCAATTGCTAACTATGACTCGGTGGCTACTGCCGTGGGTGGTGAAGCCATTGTCAAGGCCGCAGTCGACAACTTCGGTAGGCTCGACATACTGGTGAATAATGCCGCCATTGTTCGCGATCGGATGGTGTTCAACATGACCGAGGAGGATTGGGACTCAGTCATGAAAGTGAATCTGTACGGACACTTCTTCACTACCAAGAATGCCTGTGTGCTCTTCAAGCAGCAGCGCAGCGGGCGTATCATCAACACTTCCTCACAGGCGGGATTACGGGAAGGAACCGTTCTCGGTCAGGCAAACTACAGTGCTGCCAAAGAAGGAATCATCGGTTTCACCAGGCAGGTGGCGCGAGAGATGGGCCCGTACGGAGTGACATGTAATGCCATCCGTCCCAGTGCCGGTACCAGGCTCAACCTGAACGATGAAATGAGAAGGGCATGGGAAAAAGCAGGCAAGCTAGACCTCATCAAAACGGTGGAAGCCATGAAGACGGAGGATGTTGCGGCTTTCGTAGTGTGGCTAGCCTCGGACAACGCTGCTAACGTTAACGGCCGCACCTTCTACGTACAGACTGGGAGGATAGCCCTGTATTCAGAGCCAATAGAAGAGAAGACACTGGTTGGCTGGAGTACGATCGATGACCTGTTCAAATTCATGCCTGTGACCCTGGCTGCAGGGCTTGTCAATCCCGTGCCGCCTCAAAATCATTGA
- a CDS encoding dimethyl sulfoxide reductase subunit A, translating to MTDKRVSGEIILPTTCASHCGGACLLKVHVKDGRITRLEPDDGEEPQLRGCLRGWAYRQRVYAPDRVLYPMKRVGERGKGNFQRISWEEALDKVASEIKRVRDTYGPKSILYLYLGGDLVWLNASSIRRVLAMAGGFSTWWAITSFQGGMFAAYFSYGTVFAANTRDDLLNSRLIVMWGWDPATTISGCNSAWFLTQAKERGAKIIAIDPWYSDSAAALAQEWIPIRPGTDAAMAIAMAYVMIKENLQDQGFLDTYTVGFDKFKDYVMGLENQVPKSPTWAAAITGVPASVIERIAREYAVTKPGALMSGIGPGRTAFGEQFHRATITLAAMSGNVGVHGGDAAARAWESLAGGYPYPLTIGQALPWIPNPVEEPPKSGLLCDYTYPQVHYAKVADAILKGGAGGYPSDYKLLFVENTNYLNSLPNTNKIVKALNSLEFIVVLEQCMTATARYADVLLPTTTFLERNDIAPGVGLAFIGMQNKTIEPLGECKSQMEIAKALAERMGIEGYDDKTDEEHLRDLATAAGIPDYEAFRKKGIYRLPLSEPYVAFKKEIDDPENHHFPTPSGKIEIYSGQIAKMGNPLIPPIPKYIEPWEGLNDPLAKEYPLQLITNHQKRRANAQFDNIPWLRELMPQAVVMNAGDAEARGIKDDDVVRVFNDRGEVRVPVRVTQRLMPGVAILPAGAWYDPDEKGIDRAGCANVLTKDEHSPGGSFPYNSALVQIQKA from the coding sequence GTGACCGACAAGAGAGTTAGTGGGGAAATCATACTTCCCACCACATGTGCCAGCCACTGTGGGGGGGCGTGCCTGCTGAAAGTTCACGTTAAGGATGGACGCATTACACGACTTGAGCCTGACGACGGCGAGGAGCCCCAGCTCCGGGGGTGTCTTAGGGGGTGGGCTTACAGGCAAAGAGTGTATGCACCGGACCGAGTGCTGTACCCAATGAAACGGGTGGGAGAGAGAGGAAAGGGGAACTTTCAGCGCATATCCTGGGAAGAGGCCCTGGATAAGGTGGCGTCGGAGATAAAGCGGGTCAGGGACACATACGGGCCGAAGTCTATCTTGTATCTCTATCTGGGCGGAGACCTTGTGTGGCTGAACGCAAGCAGCATTCGAAGGGTATTAGCCATGGCGGGTGGCTTCAGCACTTGGTGGGCGATCACCTCCTTTCAGGGTGGGATGTTTGCAGCCTACTTTTCTTACGGGACCGTGTTCGCAGCCAATACGCGAGATGACCTGCTTAACTCCCGCCTCATAGTGATGTGGGGCTGGGACCCCGCCACCACGATCAGTGGCTGCAACAGTGCGTGGTTTCTGACACAAGCCAAAGAGCGGGGCGCGAAGATCATTGCCATTGACCCCTGGTATTCTGATTCAGCTGCCGCCCTTGCTCAAGAATGGATACCCATCAGGCCAGGCACCGATGCGGCTATGGCTATTGCCATGGCGTACGTCATGATTAAGGAGAACCTACAAGACCAGGGATTCCTGGACACGTATACCGTAGGTTTCGACAAGTTCAAGGACTATGTCATGGGCCTTGAGAACCAAGTGCCCAAGTCGCCGACCTGGGCTGCAGCCATAACCGGCGTTCCCGCCTCCGTCATTGAAAGGATCGCTCGGGAATATGCAGTCACAAAACCGGGAGCCCTTATGTCCGGAATCGGCCCTGGGCGTACCGCCTTTGGAGAGCAGTTCCACCGGGCCACCATCACCTTGGCCGCCATGTCCGGTAATGTCGGCGTGCATGGCGGCGATGCGGCCGCCAGAGCCTGGGAGTCTTTGGCGGGCGGGTATCCTTACCCGCTAACTATAGGTCAGGCTTTGCCCTGGATCCCTAATCCTGTGGAAGAACCTCCCAAGTCCGGGCTCCTTTGTGATTACACTTATCCCCAGGTGCACTACGCGAAGGTGGCTGATGCCATCCTCAAGGGCGGAGCCGGCGGCTACCCTTCGGACTACAAACTACTCTTCGTGGAAAATACCAACTATTTGAACTCCCTCCCCAACACAAACAAGATCGTCAAAGCTTTGAACAGCCTGGAATTCATTGTGGTACTGGAGCAGTGCATGACCGCTACCGCCAGGTATGCGGATGTTCTTCTCCCCACCACGACCTTCCTGGAAAGGAACGATATAGCCCCCGGAGTTGGCTTGGCCTTTATCGGCATGCAGAACAAGACCATCGAGCCTTTAGGGGAGTGCAAGAGCCAGATGGAGATAGCTAAGGCGTTGGCCGAACGCATGGGGATCGAGGGCTATGACGATAAGACCGACGAGGAGCATCTGAGAGACCTAGCGACGGCGGCTGGCATCCCAGACTATGAGGCCTTCAGGAAGAAGGGCATATACCGGCTGCCCTTATCCGAGCCATATGTTGCTTTTAAGAAAGAGATCGATGACCCTGAGAACCACCACTTCCCCACCCCTTCTGGCAAGATCGAGATATACTCTGGCCAGATAGCAAAAATGGGCAACCCTTTGATCCCACCTATTCCCAAGTACATCGAGCCCTGGGAAGGTCTTAATGACCCATTGGCGAAAGAGTATCCTCTCCAGCTCATTACCAACCATCAGAAGAGGAGGGCTAATGCTCAATTCGATAATATCCCCTGGCTAAGGGAGCTTATGCCTCAGGCAGTAGTAATGAATGCCGGGGATGCCGAGGCCAGAGGAATAAAGGATGACGATGTGGTGCGGGTGTTCAACGACAGGGGAGAGGTGAGGGTGCCAGTTCGGGTGACCCAGCGCCTGATGCCGGGCGTGGCCATCCTACCTGCAGGTGCCTGGTATGACCCAGATGAGAAAGGAATAGACCGCGCAGGTTGTGCCAACGTCCTGACCAAGGACGAGCACTCGCCTGGCGGGTCATTCCCCTACAACAGCGCTTTAGTCCAGATCCAAAAGGCCTAG